CGGGGGCGAGGTCGCCGTCGCGGACGGCGTCGCGCAGGGCGTTCCAGACGACGGCGCGGGTGAGCGGCTCGGGCAGTGCGGACAGACAGCTTCGGACGGTGTCGAAGGAGCGGTCGTCGAAGCGGATCTTGGCGTAGGTGAGGTCGCCGTCGTTGAGGAGGAGCAGGGCGGGGCGCTTGCCGAGGGGCTGGGGTTGGGTCTGGGGGATGTCGACGTCGAGGCGTTCGCGCAGGGTGAGGCGGGCGGGGCGGCTGTCGTCGTCGGCGAGGTCCTGGTCGTAGAGGCCGACGGTGATGCGGTGGGGGCGGGCGCCGTGCTGTGCGACGGTGAGGTGGTGGTCGCCGTTGCTGCCGGTGACGGTGGGGGTGAGGGTGTCGACGCCGGTGGTGCGCAGCCAGGCGTCGGCCCAGGCGTGGACGTCGCGGTCGGTGTGGGCGGCGAGGGAGTCGATGAAGTCGGCGAGGGCGGCGTTGGCGAACTTGTGGCGGGCGAAGTGGGTGTTGATGCCGGCCAGGAAGTCCTTCTCGCCGAGCCAGGCGACGAGTTGGCGCAGGGCGGAGGCGCCCTTGGCGTAGGAGATGCCGTCGAAGTTGAGGAGGGCGGCGGCGGTGTCGTCGACGTTCTCGGGGGCGACGGGGTGGGTGGAGGGGCGCTGGTCGGCGTCGTAGCCCCAGGCTTTGCGGGAGACGCCGAAGTCGGTCCAGGTGTCGGTGAAGCGGGTGGCTTCGGTGAGGGTCTGGTAGCCCATGTACTCGGCGAAGGACTCGTTGAGCCAGATGTCGTCCCACCAGCGCAGGGTGACGAGGTCGCCGAACCACATGTGGGCCATCTCGTGGGCGATGACCATGGCGCGGGTCTGGCGTTCGGCGTCGGTGACGGCGGAGCGGTAGACGAACTCGTCGCGGAAGGTGACGAGGCCGGGGTTCTCCATGGCGCCGGCGTTGAACTCGGGGACGAACGCCTGGTCGTAGGAGTCGAAGGGGTAGGGCTCCTCGAACTTCTCGTGGTAGCGGTCGAAGCACTGGCGGGTGATCTCGAGGAGTTCGTCGGCGTCGGCGTCGAGGTGGGGGGCGAGGGAGCGGCGGCAGTGGATGCCGAAGGGCAGGCCGCGGTGTTCGGTGGTGACGGAGTGCCAGGGTCCGGCGGCGACGGCGACGAGGTAGGTGGAGATGAGGGGGGTGGGGGCGGCCTGCCAGCGGCCTTCGCCGAGGTGTTCGGTGATGCCGTTGGCGAGGACGGTCCAGTGTTCGGGGGCCTTGACGGTGAGGTCGAAGACGGCCTTGAGGTCGGGCTGGTCGAAGGCGGTGAAGACGCGCTGGACGTCCTCCATGAACAGCTGGGTGTAGAGGTAGGTCTCGCCGTCGGTGGGGTCGGTGAAGCGGTGCATGCCCTCGCCGGTGCGGGAGTAGCGCATGCTCGCCTCGACGCGGAGTTCGTGGTCGCCTGCGGTGAGGTTCTTCAGGGGCAGCCGGTTGTCGTCCAGGGTCTCCGGGTCGAGGGGCTGGCCGTCGAGGGTGACGGAGCGCAGTTCGGCGGGCCTGACCTCGACGAAGGTGTCCCCGTGGGAGCGTGCGGCGAACCTGATGACGGTGTGGGACTCGAAGGTCTCCTCGCCGGTGGTCAGGTCGAGCTCGATCGTGTAGTGGTGGACGTCGAGGAGCTGGGCACGGCTTAGCGCTTCGTCGCGCGTCAGTACGGACATGAACGACATGCTGCCTGATACCGCAGGCCGGGCACAGGGGCGAGTCGTTACGCGGCGTATGTCCCCCCTGTGCTTCTCCTGTGCGCCGGAGCCGCCGTGGACGCCATGGACGCCGTAGACGCCGTAGACGCCGTAGAGGCCTAGAGGCCTTGGACGCCGTGGACGCCTGTCGGGATCAGCCGACGGAGTCGCGGACGGCGTCCTCCGCGATGCGTTCGTGGTGGCGGATGACCTCGCCGATGATGAAGTTCAGGAACTTCTCGGCGAACGCGGGGTCGAGCTTGGCGTTCTCGGCGAGGGTGCGCAGCCGGGCGATCTGGCGGGCCTCGCGGGCCGGGTCGGCGGGCGGCAGCTGGTGGCGGGCCTTGAGGTGGCCGACCTGCTGGGTGGCCTTGAAGCGTTCGGCGAGCATGTGCACGACCGCCGCGTCGATGTTGTCGATGCTGTCCCGCAGCCGGGCGAGCTCCTCGCGGACGGCGGGGTCGACGTCGCCGGTGCCGGGCGTGCCAGGGGTGTTGCTGGTGGTCATGGGCGTTCACCCTAGTGCGCGGTGTCCTCGTACAGTGGAACCGGGTGTACTGGGGTGCACGACGTCTTGGGGGTGCGGGCGTGGCCGACGGCGGACCGGTCGAGCACGGGTATCCGCATCTGGAGACGGTGCGGGAGGCTGTCACGGCGCTGTACCGGCGGTTGTCGTACGACACCGTCCAGCTGTTCGCGACCAGTGTGGCGCCGGGCGACGTGGCGTTCGGCGACGGCGACGATCTGCATCTGGGGGCGCAGCGGGTGGCCCGTGAGCTGGTGCGGCACTATCGGCTGCCGGATGCCCGGATGGTGGTCGCGTTCCGGGAGATGCAGCATGCGGCGAACGTGGAGCTGACGGCGGGGCCGGAGTACTTCATCGAGCTGAACGACCGGTTCCGCAGGTATCGGCGGGACATCGGCGCGGCTCTTGCGCACGAGATCATGCACGTGTATCTGCATCGCCTGGATCTGTCGTTCCCGGGGACTCGGGACAACGAGATCCTGACGGACACGGCGACGACGTATCTGGGCGCGGGCTGGCTGCTGCTGGACGCGTACCGGGAGGACGCGGTCTCCTCGCAGAAGCTGGGGTATCTGACGCCGGAGGAGTTCGGGTACGTGCTGGCGAAGCGGTCGCTGGTCTTCGGCGAGGATCCGTCGGTGTGGTTCACCAGTGCGCAGGCGTACGCGGCGTACGCGAAGGGGTTGGAGCGGGCGCGCGCCGACGAGCGGCAGCCGCCGCTGACGGCCGCCGGCTGGGCGGGACGGCGCCGGTACGCCCGCGACCGCCGTCAGGCCCAGGACCGCCGTCCGGGCGCGGCGGCCCCGGACTCGTCGTACGCCTTCGCCCCCGACCCGGGCAGGGGCCCGCTGCGGGTGACGTTCCCCTGCCCCACCTGCCACCAGCGGATCCGGGTGCCGGTGAAGGGGCGGGTGCGCGCGCGGTGCGGCCTGTGCCGGACGGTCCTGGAGTGCGACACCTAGGAACCCCGTCCGCCCTGGCCGCTCACGCCTGGGAGTCCCTCTCGGGGAGCCTCTCTCGGGGGGCCTCCCTCGGGGGGCCTCTACCCCTGGGCTCCGTACACCGCCCCCGGCGGCTTCGCCTGCGTCAGCAGCTTCTGTACGGCCTCTCCCGCCTCCGTCGGGCTCCAGCGGGCGCCCTTGTCGGCGGTGGGGCCGGGCCGCCAGCCCTCCATGACGGTGATCCGTCCGCCCTCGGCCTCGAAGACGCGCCCGGTGACGCCCGTGCTCGCGGCGGAGCCGAGCCAGACGACGAGGGGGGAGACGTTGTCCGGGGCCATGGCGTCGAAGCCGGTGTCGGGGGCCGCCATGGTCTCGGCGAAGGTCCGTTCCGTCATCCGGGTGCGGGCGGCGGGCGCGATCGCGTTGGCCTGGACGCCGTAGCGGGCGAGTTCGGCGGCGGCGACGAGCGTCAGGGCGATGATCCCGGCCTTGGCGGCGCTGTAGTTGCCCTGTCCGACCGAGCCGAGCAGCCCGGCCCCGCTGCTGGTGTCGACGATCCGGGCGACCGGAGTTCGGCCTGCCCTGGCCTCGGCCCGCCAGTGCGCGGCGGCGTGCTTCAGGGGCAGGAAGTGGCCTTTGAGGTGGACGCGTACGACGGCGTCCCAGTCGTCCTCGTCGAGGTTGACGAGCATCCGGTCGCGCAGGAAGCCGGCGTTGTTGACGAGGGTGTCGAGGCGGCCGTACGTCTCCAGGGCGGTCGTCACGAGGGAGGCGGCGCCCTCGGGGGTGGCGATGTCGCCGCCGTGGGCGACCGCCTCGCCGCCGGACGCGCGGATCTCGGCCGCGACCTGCCCGGCGGGGCTGTCGGGTCCTGGTGTGCCGTCGAGTCCGACGCCGAGGTCGTTGACGACGACCCGGGCGCCCTCGGCGGCGAAGGCGAGGGCGTGGGCCCGGCCGAGCCCGCGTCCGGCGCCGGTGACGACGACGACCCGGCCGTCGCAGATTCCGCTCATCTCACGCCTCCTGTCATTTCATGGCTTCTGTCGTCTCACGGCTCTTGTCGTCTCACGGCTCCTGTCACGTCACAGCTCCTGTCACGTCACAGCTCCTGTCACGTCACAGCTCCTGTCATCTCACGGCTCCTTGTTGGCGGTCGCGGCGTCGAGGAAGGCGGGCCGTTCGCCGCCGCCGTGCACGAGCAGGCTCGCTCCGGTGATGTAGGCGGCCGCGTCGGAGGCGAGGAAGACGGCCGCCGCGCCGATGTCGGCGGGCTGGGCGAGGCGGCCGAGGGGGACGGTGCGGGCGACGGCCTCGACGCCGTCCTCGCCGCCGTAGTGGAGATGGGCCAGCTCGGTGCGGACCATGCCGACGACGAGGGTGTTGACGCGGACCTCCGGCGCCCATTCCACGGCCATCGAGCGGGCCAGGTTCTCCAGACCGGCCTTGGCCGCGCCGTAGGCCGCCGATCCGGGCGAGGGGCGGCTGCCGCTGACGCTGCCGATCATCACGACCGATCCCTGGGCGCGTCTGAGGTGGTCGTAGGCGGCGAGGGAGACGGCGAGGGGGGCGAGGAGGTTGAGCTCGATCACGCGCACGTGGCGCTCGGACTCCGCGTCGGCGAGTCTGCGGTACGGCGCGCCGCCCGCGTTGTTGACCAGGACGTCGAGCCGGGGCAGGTCGACGAAGAGCCGGCGTACGGCGTCGGCGTCCCGTACGTCCAGCGGGACGAACTCGGTGTCCGTCGCCGGGACTTCGGGCGGTCGGCGGGCGCAGACCAGGACCTCGGCGCCCGCGCGGGCGAGGGAGCGCGCGATGCCGGCGCCCACGCCCCGGGTGCCGCCGGTGACGACGGCGACCTTCCCGTCCAGCTCCATTCGCTGCTACCTTTCACCTAACAAACGTTTGGTGGAAAGGTAGCTGATGCTTCCATGGGTGTCTCCACCTCGTCCCCCGAAAAGGGGATTTCTCTTGTCACGGTTGACGTCCCGCCCGTCAACGCGCTGCCGGTGAGCGGCTGGTTCGCGCTGGCCGACGCGGTGCGCGCGGCGGGCCGGGACCCGCAGGTGCGGTGCGTGGTGCTCGCGGCCGAGGGGCGGGGCTTCAACGCGGGCGTGGACATCAAGGAGTTGCAGGCGCAGGGCCCGGGCGCGCTCGTCGGCGCCAACCGGGGCTGCTTCGAGGCGTTCGCGGCGGTGTACGAGTGCGAGGTCCCGGTGGTGGCGGCGGTGCGGGGCTTCTGTCTGGGCGGGGGCGTCGGGCTCGTGGGGAACGCGGACGTGATCGTGGCGAGCGAGGACGCGGTGTTCGGGCTGCCCGAGCTGGACCGGGGCGCGCTGGGCGCGGCGACCCACCTGGCCCGGCTGGTCCCCCAGCATCTGATGCGCGCCCTGTACTTCACCTCGCGCACTGTCACGGCGGCGGAGCTGCACGCGCACGGCTCGGTGTGGCGGGTGGTGCCGCGCGCGGAGGTGGACGCCGCCGCGCTGGAGCTGGCGCGGGAGATCGCCGCGAAGGACGGGGAGCTGCTGCGGCTGGCCAAGGCGGCCATCAACGGCATCGACCCGGTGGACGTGCGCCGCAGTTACCGCTTCGAGCAGGGCTTCACCTACGAGGCGAGCGTCAGCGGGGTGGCCGACCGGGTTCGAGACGGTTTCGGGAAGGAGGGGGCGTAGATGGGCGACAAGACGATGACGGCCGACGAGGTCGTCTCCCGGCTGCACAGCGGCATGACCCTCGGCATCGGCGGCTGGGGCTCACGCCGTAAGCCGATGGCCCTGGTACGGGCGCTGCTCCGGTCGGAGGTCACGGACCTCACCGTCGTGTCGTACGGCGGCCCGGACGTCGGGATGCTCGCGGCGGCCGGCCGGATCCGCAGGCTGGTCGCGGCCTTCGTCACGCTCGACTCGATCCCGCTCGAACCGCACTACCGCGCGGCCCGCGAACGCGGGGCGTTCGAGCTGACGGAGGTCGACGAGGCGATGTTCATGTGGGGACTGCGCGCGGCCGCGAACCGGCTGCCCTTCCTGCCGGTCAGGGCGGGCGTCGGCTCGGACGTGATGCGGGTCAACCCCGGCCTGCGGACGGTGACTTCGCCGTACGAGGACGGGGAGACGTTCGTCGCGATGCCGGCCCTGCGGCTCGACGCGGCGCTGGTGCACGTCAACCGGGCCGACCGGCTGGGCAACGGGCAGTATCTGGGCCCGGACCCGTACTTCGACGACCTGTTCTGCGAGGCGGCGGACACGGCGTACATGTCCTGCGAACGGCTCGTCGACACGGCCGAGTTGACGAAGGAGGCCGCCCCGCAGACCTTGCTGGTCAAGCGGCATGTGGTGACGGGTGTCGTGGAGGCCCCCGGCGGCGCGCACTTCACGTCCTGCGCCCCCGACTACGGCCGGGACGAGGCGTGGCAGAAGCGGTACGCGACCACGCCGTGGCCACAGTTCGCGGCGGGCTATCTGGCAGCGGTCGAGGGGGAGTCATGAGCGAGGTCACCCGTGCCGAGTACTGCGTCGTGGCCTGCGCCGAGGCCTGGCGCGGTGCGGGCGAGATCCTGGCGAGCCCGATGGGCGCGGTCCCCTCCGTCGGCGCCCGGCTGGCCCGGCTCACGTTCGCGCCGGACCTGCTGCTCACCGACGGCGAGGCGACGATCGTCCGCCCGGACGGCACCGCCGAGGGCTGGCTGCCGTACCGCAAGCACCTGGACATGGTCACCGGCGGCCGACGGCACGTGATGATGGGCGCGAGCCAGATCGACCGGTACGGCAACCAGAACATCTCCTGCATCGGCGACTGGGCGAAGCCGGCGCGGCAGCTGCTCGGGGTGCGCGGGGCGCCGGTCAACACGCTCAACAACCCGACGAGTTACTGGATCCCCAGACACTCCCGGCGGGTGTTCGTGGAGAAGGCGGACCTGGTGTGCGGGGTGGGGTACGACCGGCTCGCCGAGCATCCCGGCACGGCCCGCTTCCACCGCATCCCCCGGGTCGTCTCCGACCTGGGCGTCTTCGACTTCGCCACACCCGACCACGCGATGCGGCTGGCCTCGGTGCATCCGGGGGTGACGGTGGAGCAGGTCCGGGAGGCGACGGGGTTCGACCTGGCGGTCCCGGACGAGGTGCCGTACACCCGTGAACCGACCGGCGAGGAGCTGCGGTTGATCCGCGAGGTGATCGATCCGGGGAACAGCCGCGCGCGTGAGGTGCCGGAGGGGACGAGGGCCTGATGGAGACCGCGCTGACCCGGCTGGTCGGGGTCCGGCACCCGATCGTGCAGACCGGGATGGGCTGGGTGGCCGGTCCGCGTCTGGTGTCGGCGGTGGCGAACGCGGGGGCGCTGGGCGTCCTGGGTTCGGCGACGATGACCGTGGACGGGCTGCGGGAGGCGGTCCGTGAGGTGAGGTCCCGTACGGACGCGCCGTTCGGGGTGAATCTGCGGGCCGACGCGGCGGACGCGGGCGACAGGGTGCGGATCATCGTCGACGAGGGCGTGCGGGTCGCGTCGTTCGCGCTGGCGCCGTCCCCGGAGCTGATCGCGGAGCTGAAGGAGGCCGGGGTCGTCGTGATCCCCTCCGTCGGCGCGCGACGGCACGCCGAGAAGGTCGCCGCGTGGGGGGCGGACGCGGTGATCGTGCAGGGCGGGGAGGGCGGCGGGCACACCGGCGAGGTGGCGACGACCGTGCTGCTGCCGCAGGTGGTGGACGCGGTGGACATCCCGGTCGTGGCGGCGGGCGGCTTCTTCGACGGACGGGGGCTGGTCGCGGCGCTGGCGTACGGCGCGGCGGGGGTCGCCCTGGGGACGCGGTTCCTGCTGACCTCGGACTCGACGGTGCCGGAGGCGGTGAAGGCCCGCTATCTGGCGGCGACGGTCCGGGACGTCACGGTCACCCGGGCGGTGGACGGCCTCCCGCACCGCATGCTGCGCACGGATCTGGTGGCCGCCCTGGAGCACTCCGGCCGGGCGCGAAGAGTCCTGCACGCGGTCCGCCGGGCGGCCGGCTTCCGCAAGCTCTCCGGTCTCACCTGGCCGCAGCTGGTCCGCGACGGTCTGGCCATGAAGCACGGCAAGGAGCTGTCCTGGAGCCAGGTCCTGCTCGCCGCCAACACACCCATGCTGCTGAAGTCGGCGATGGTGGACGGCCGTACGGATCTCGGCGTGATGGCCTCCGGGCAGGTCGCCGGGGTGATCGACGACCTGCCGTCGTGCGCGGAGCTGGTGGAGCGGATCACGAAGGAGGCGGAGGAGATCCGGGAACGGCTCGCCCACTCCCTTTGAAAGGCCTCAGAGCCTCTCGTTGAAAGGCCTCAGAGCCTCTCGATGATCGTCACGTTCGCCTGCCCCCCGCCCTCGCACATCGTCTGGAGTCCGAAGCGGCCGCCCGTGCGCTCCAGTTCGTGCAGGAGGGTCGTCATCAGTTTGACGCCCGTCGCGCCGAGGGGGTGGCCGAGGGCGATGGCGCCGCCGTTGACGTTGACCTTGTCCGGGTCCGCGCCGGTCTCCTTCAGCCAGGCCAGGACGACGGGGGCGAAAGCCTCGTTGATCTCGACGAGGTCCATGGCGTCGATGGTGAGGCCGGTCTTCTTCAGGGCGTGGGCGGTGGCGGGGATCGGGGCGGTCAGCATGCGGATGGGGTCCTCGCCGCGCACGGAGAGGTGGTGCACGCGCGCGCGGGGCGTCAGCCCGTGCTCGCGCACGGCTTGCTCCGAGGCCAGCAGCATGGCCGCCGCTCCGTCGGAGACCTGCGAGGAGCAGGCGGCGGTGACGGTGCCGCCGTCGATGACGGGCTTCAGTGCGGCCATCTTCTCCAGCGAGGTGTCCCGGCGCGGCCCTTCGTCGGCCGTGACCTCGCCGTAGGCGACGGTCTCCCGCGCGAACCGCCCTTCGTCGATCGCCCGTATCGCGCGCTGGTGGGAGCGCAGGGCGAACTCCTCCTGGTCCTGCCTGCTGACGCCCCACTTGGCGGCGATCATCTCGGCGCCGGCGAACTGGTTCACGGGCCGGTCGCCGTAGCGGGCGCGCCAGCCCTCGCTGCCGGCGAAGGGGCCCTGGGTGAAGCCGAGCGGCTCGGCGGCCTGGCGGGTGGCGAAGGCGATCGGGATCTGCGACATGTTCTGCACGCCGCCCGCGACGACCAGGTCCTGGGTGCCGGACAGGACGGCCTGCGCGGCGAAGTGCACGGCCTGCTGCGAGGACCCGCACTGGCGGTCGACGGTCACGCCCGGCACCTCCTCGGGCAGTCCGGCGGCCAGCCAGCACGTCCGGGCGATGTCCCCGGCCTGCGGCCCGACCGTGTCCAGGCAGCCGAAGACGACGTCCTCGACGGCCGCCGGGTCGACGCCCGCGCGCGCGAGAAGTTCCTTCAGCACGTGCGCGCCGAGATCCGCCGGGTGCACCCCGGCGAGCCCTCCCCTGCGCCGCCCTACGGGCGTACGGACCGCTTCGACGATATAGGCCTCGGCCATGGCGACTCCCCAGTGGTTTACGTGCGTACGGCGATCCCGTCCAGCACCATCGACAGGTACTGCCGGGCGATCTCCTCGGGGCTGTGCTGTCCGCCGGGCCGGTACCAGGAGGCGGCGACCCAGACGGTGTCGCGGACGAACCGGTAGGCGAGACGGACGTCGAGGTCGGCCCGGAAGACCCGGCCCTCGACCCCGCGTTCCAGCGTGGAGAGCCACGCCTTCTCGAACCTGCGCTGCGACTCGGCGAGGAACGCGAACCGTTCCTGCGCGACCAGTTGCTTGCTCTCCTTCTGATAGATCGCGACGGCGGCGCGGTGCCGGTCGATCTCCCGGAACGACTCGGTGACCAGGGCTTCCAGGGTCTCGCGGGGGCCCGTCCCGGCGGCCAGGACGGTGTCGTAGCCGTCCCACAGCTCGTCGAGGAAGGTGCGCAGGATCTCCTCCAGCATCGACTCCTTGGAGTCGAAGTGGTAGTAGAGGCTGCCCGCGAGCATGCCCGCGTGGTCGGCGATCTTGCGCACGGTGGTGGCGTTGTAGCCCTGTTCGGCGAACACCTCGGCTGCGGTGTTGAGCAACTCGCCGCGACGCGCGGGGGCGGCGGTCACCTGGGGCTTCTTCTTGGTCGGCACGAACACATTGTGGTCCTAGGCGTGCTGGCTGCTGACGGCGACGACCTCGCCGGTCATGTACGAGGAGTAGCCGGAGGCCAGGAACACGATCACGTTGGCCACCTCCCAGGGCTCGGCGTACCGTCCGAAGGCCTCGCGCGCGGTGAGTTCCTCCAGCAGTTCGGGGGTGGTGACCTTCGCCAGGTGCGGATGCATGGCGAGGCTCGGCGCGACGGCGTTGACCCGCACCCCGTAGGCGGCGGCCTCGATCGCCGCGCACCGGGTCAGGGCCATCACGCCCGCCTTCGCGGCGGCGTAGTGCGCCTGTCCGGCCTGGGCGCGCCAGCCGACGACGGAGGCGTTGTTGACGATGACGCCGCCGCCGGTCCGGCGCATGTGCCGCAGGGCGGCGCGGGTGCATCGGAACGTGCCGTTCAACGTGACGTCCAGGACTCTGTCCCACTGTTCGTCGGTCATGTCCACGAGGGGCGCGGTCCCGCCGAGGCCCGCGTTGTTGACGACGACGTCCAGTCGGCCGTGCTCGCGCACCGCCGTGTCGAACAAGGCCTGTATCTGGGTCTCGTCGGTGACGTCGCAGGGCAGCGCGGACACCGACGCCGCGCCGAACTCCTCGGCCAGCTCCGCCTCGGACGACTTGAGCCGGCGGGTGTGCGCGTCGCTGATCAGCACGCGCGCGCCCTCCTCCAGGAAGCGGCGGGCGGTCGCCCCGCCGATTCCCGCGCCGGCCGCCGCGGTGACGACGGCGGTGCGGCCCTTCAGCAGCCCGTGTCCGGGCTCGTATGCCGGACTCTCGACGCCTGTCATAGGGTCACGCTAACCTACCAAACACTTGTTAGGGAAGGATGGCCACGATGGATCTCGCCGTCACACAGGCCGAGGACGCCTTCCGCGCCGAGGCGCGCGCCTGGCTCGCCGCGCATGTGCCGCCCGAGCCGCTGCCTTCCCTGGAGACGGCCGAGGGCTTCGCGGCGCACCGCGCGTGGGAGGCCGAACTGGCCGCGGACCGCTGGTCGGCGGTGAACTGGCCGACGGAGTACGGCGGCCGGGACTGCGGTCTGATCCGCTGGCTGGTCTTCGAGGAGGAGTACTGGGCGGCCGACGCGCCCGGACGCGTCAATCAGAACGGGATCAGCCTGCTCGCCCCGACCCTCCTCGACCACGGCACGCCGGAGCAGTGCGCCCGGGTCCTGCCGCCGATGGCCGCCGGCGAGACCGTGTGGGCGCAGGCCTGGTCGGAGCCGGAGGCCGGTTCGGATCTGGCGTCCCTGCGCTCCAGGGCGGTGCGCGCGGCGGGCGGCTGGCGCTTGAGCGGTCAGAAGACCTGGTCCTCCCGCGCGGCCTTCGCCGACCGCGCCTTCGGCCTGTTCCGCACGGACCCCGACGCGCCCAAGGCGCATCAGGGGCTGAGCTATCTGATGTTCGACCTGCGCGCCCCGGGGGTCACGGTCCGTCCGATCGGCCGCCTCGACGGGAAGCCGGCGTTCGCCGAGCTGTTCCTGGACGAGGTGTTCGTGCCGGACGAGGACCTGATCGGGGAGCCCGGCGCGGGCTGGCGGATCGCGATGTCGACGGCGGCCAACGAGCGCGGTCTCACCCTGCGCTCCCCCGGCCGTTTCCTGGCGGCCGCCGACCGCCTGCGCACCCTCTGGCAGGAGCGGGGCAGCCCCCCGCAGACGCGCAGCCGCGTGGCCGACGCGGTCATCGGCGCCCGCGCCTACCAGCTGTTCACCTACGCGGCCGCCTCCCGCTTCCTGGCCGGCGAGCGGCTCGGCCCGGAGTCCAGCCTGAACAAGGTCTTCTGGTCGGAGCTCGACATCGCGCTGCACGAGACGGCGCTCGACCTGCTCGGCGAGGAGGGCGAGCGGGCGGACACCGACTGGGCGGAGCGGTACGTCTTCTCCCTGGCCGGCCCGATCTACGCGGGGACGAACGAGATCCAGCGCGACATCGTCGCCGAGCGCCTGCTCGGCCTGCCGAAGGGACGCCGCTGATGCGCTTCCTCCTCGACGCCGAGCAGCGGGCGTTCGCCGACTCCCTGGACGCGATGCTGACGGCCGCCGACACCCCGAAGGCGATACGGGAGTGGAGCCGCGGCGAGCACACGAGCGGGCGTGCACTGTGGTCCCGGCTCGCCGACGCGGGCGTGTTCGCGCTGGCGGTGCCGGAGGCGTACGAGGGACTCGGGCCGCGCCCTGTGGAACTCGCGCTGGCCTTCGTGGAGTTGGGGCGGCACGCGGTGCCCGGGCCGCTGGTGGAGACGGTGACCGCGGCGGCCCTGGTCCGTGAACCGGGCCCGGCGAAGCGGCTGTTGCCCGCGCTGGCCTGCGGCGAGTCGATGGCGACGGTGGCGTACGAGGGGTCGTACGCGCTCGACGGCGATCTGGCGGACGTACGACTGTCGCTGGCCCCCGACGGTCTGCGTCTCGCCCCCGGGCACGAGGCGACACGTCCCTCCCTGGACCCGGCGCGGCGGCTCGCGCGGCTCCGGCCGGGCGGTGAACTGCTCGCCGTCCGCCCGCCCGTGCGGGAGGCCCTGCTCTGGGCCCGGCTGGCCACCGCCGCACAGGCCCTCGGGGTCGGACTGGCGCTGCTGGAGCGGACGGTGGCGTACGTCGGGCAGCGCACGCAGTTCGGCGCGCCGGTCGGCTCGTTCCAGGCGGTCAAGCATCGGCTGGCGGACGCGAGGATCGCCCTGGAGTTCGCCCGGCCGCTGGTCCTGGGGGCCGCCGTGACGATGACGCCGGCGGATGTGGCCGCGGCCAAGGTGAGCGCCTGCGAGGCGGCGTACGCGACGGCCCGGACGGCGCTTCAACTGCACGGCGCGATCGGCTACACGGCCGAGTACGACCTCTCGCTCTGGCTGACCAAGGCCCGCGCCCTGCGCACGGCGTGGGGCACGCCGGACGAGTGCAGGGCGGACGCGCTCGGGGCCTGACCGCGGTCGCCCTCAGGCGGTCACCTTGGCGACGAAGGCGGCGAGGTTGGCGACGGTCCGCCGGATCTTCTCCTCCAGGGTGATGGTCTCGGGCAGTCGGGCCCCGATGCCCGCGTCGCGCCTGCCGCGCACGTAGAGCGAGCAGGCGAGGTCCGCGCACAGGTAGGCGCCCACCGAGTTGCCCTGCTGTCCGGCCCGGCCCGCCTTCGGCGCGACCATCAGGCAGACGCCGCCGGAGTGGGTGGTCAGGCACATCGAGCACATGCTGCGCCGCGCCTGCCCGACGGCTGCGGCGGAGGCACGCAGGACGAGCGCCTTCGGGCCGCCGTCCAGCTCGACGGCGAGGTAGGCCCGGTCGGGGGCCTGGGGGTCGCGCCAGCCGAGGTAGTCCAGGTCGCCCCAGGGCCGGTCGGCCAGATCGCGCGGGACGGTCAGGCGCTTCGCCTCGCCCTTGGTGCAGTTCACGAAGGCGGCACGGATCTCCTGCTCGGTCAGCGGCTTCACGAGGGTGAGG
This window of the Streptomyces sp. NBC_01275 genome carries:
- a CDS encoding SDR family oxidoreductase, coding for MELDGKVAVVTGGTRGVGAGIARSLARAGAEVLVCARRPPEVPATDTEFVPLDVRDADAVRRLFVDLPRLDVLVNNAGGAPYRRLADAESERHVRVIELNLLAPLAVSLAAYDHLRRAQGSVVMIGSVSGSRPSPGSAAYGAAKAGLENLARSMAVEWAPEVRVNTLVVGMVRTELAHLHYGGEDGVEAVARTVPLGRLAQPADIGAAAVFLASDAAAYITGASLLVHGGGERPAFLDAATANKEP
- a CDS encoding enoyl-CoA hydratase family protein, whose product is MGVSTSSPEKGISLVTVDVPPVNALPVSGWFALADAVRAAGRDPQVRCVVLAAEGRGFNAGVDIKELQAQGPGALVGANRGCFEAFAAVYECEVPVVAAVRGFCLGGGVGLVGNADVIVASEDAVFGLPELDRGALGAATHLARLVPQHLMRALYFTSRTVTAAELHAHGSVWRVVPRAEVDAAALELAREIAAKDGELLRLAKAAINGIDPVDVRRSYRFEQGFTYEASVSGVADRVRDGFGKEGA
- a CDS encoding SDR family oxidoreductase; translated protein: MSGICDGRVVVVTGAGRGLGRAHALAFAAEGARVVVNDLGVGLDGTPGPDSPAGQVAAEIRASGGEAVAHGGDIATPEGAASLVTTALETYGRLDTLVNNAGFLRDRMLVNLDEDDWDAVVRVHLKGHFLPLKHAAAHWRAEARAGRTPVARIVDTSSGAGLLGSVGQGNYSAAKAGIIALTLVAAAELARYGVQANAIAPAARTRMTERTFAETMAAPDTGFDAMAPDNVSPLVVWLGSAASTGVTGRVFEAEGGRITVMEGWRPGPTADKGARWSPTEAGEAVQKLLTQAKPPGAVYGAQG
- a CDS encoding chorismate mutase yields the protein MTTSNTPGTPGTGDVDPAVREELARLRDSIDNIDAAVVHMLAERFKATQQVGHLKARHQLPPADPAREARQIARLRTLAENAKLDPAFAEKFLNFIIGEVIRHHERIAEDAVRDSVG
- the pepN gene encoding aminopeptidase N; amino-acid sequence: MSVLTRDEALSRAQLLDVHHYTIELDLTTGEETFESHTVIRFAARSHGDTFVEVRPAELRSVTLDGQPLDPETLDDNRLPLKNLTAGDHELRVEASMRYSRTGEGMHRFTDPTDGETYLYTQLFMEDVQRVFTAFDQPDLKAVFDLTVKAPEHWTVLANGITEHLGEGRWQAAPTPLISTYLVAVAAGPWHSVTTEHRGLPFGIHCRRSLAPHLDADADELLEITRQCFDRYHEKFEEPYPFDSYDQAFVPEFNAGAMENPGLVTFRDEFVYRSAVTDAERQTRAMVIAHEMAHMWFGDLVTLRWWDDIWLNESFAEYMGYQTLTEATRFTDTWTDFGVSRKAWGYDADQRPSTHPVAPENVDDTAAALLNFDGISYAKGASALRQLVAWLGEKDFLAGINTHFARHKFANAALADFIDSLAAHTDRDVHAWADAWLRTTGVDTLTPTVTGSNGDHHLTVAQHGARPHRITVGLYDQDLADDDSRPARLTLRERLDVDIPQTQPQPLGKRPALLLLNDGDLTYAKIRFDDRSFDTVRSCLSALPEPLTRAVVWNALRDAVRDGDLAPAAYLETARAHLPRETDLALVQGVLAFASAQIADRYVTPDERPAALATLSSLCRDLIRRTEDGDHPGLRLIAVRHFIDVAAHPDTIAAWLADGTVPGGPELDPDLRWRVLARLAVLGDTDEGAIAAELARDPSATGREGAARCRAALPDPEAKRQAWEAMFTTDDLSNYLFTATAQGFWQPEQAGLVSPYVPRFYEDAVAVAARRGPAIAEAAGRWAFPAHAVDPDTLRLGEQCLRDAAPIPALRRKLADQLDDLARALRVREA
- a CDS encoding CoA transferase subunit A, which codes for MGDKTMTADEVVSRLHSGMTLGIGGWGSRRKPMALVRALLRSEVTDLTVVSYGGPDVGMLAAAGRIRRLVAAFVTLDSIPLEPHYRAARERGAFELTEVDEAMFMWGLRAAANRLPFLPVRAGVGSDVMRVNPGLRTVTSPYEDGETFVAMPALRLDAALVHVNRADRLGNGQYLGPDPYFDDLFCEAADTAYMSCERLVDTAELTKEAAPQTLLVKRHVVTGVVEAPGGAHFTSCAPDYGRDEAWQKRYATTPWPQFAAGYLAAVEGES